Within the Thermococcus sp. CX2 genome, the region GGAAGTCTGATGAGGAGATACTCAAAGACACTAAAGTTCCAGAAAAGAGAGAGCAACTTGCTGACGAACTTGCTGATGTGGCTATCTACACGTTTCTCCTTGCCAATGAGTTGGACGTCGACCTCGAGGAGGCGATATTAAGGAAGCTAGAAAAGAACGAGAGAAAATACCCGGTTGAGCTTGTTAGGGGGAAGTATAAGAAATATACGGAGTTGGTGAAAGATGATGGAGACTCAGGAGGTTATTTCAAAACTTCAAGCGGGAGAAATTAAAGAAATTTATATTATCCAAGGAACAAAGGTTCACTGGAGCTGGAGCCTGATAGACTGGAAGTATAACATTAGTGGGAAAACTGACAAAAAAGTAGTGATTTGGGGGTTTACTAAAAAGGGTGATTACAACAGGATAAAGGTAGGAGATATTGTCTTACTAAAGACGAACAAAAATGAAGAGGGATATGTGGGGCAGTATAGTGGGATTTTTATGTTAGGGGTTATAAAAGAAAAATTTGAGGAAGATGATTTGTACTGGCCAGGGGACATGTCAAAGAGGAATAATAAATCCGAATGGGAATACCGTCTGAAAATTGCCCCGATATCAATTGTTCCGGATATCCTCAAAAGGTTGGAGGAGATACCCCCTGACAAGCTTAAGATGTTAAAGCAAGCCTATGTCTCTAGGGATATGAACCGCATGAAAACGATCCTACGCGAACTTAGTGTCCTAGAGAGTCCGGAAGTACTGGAATATAGAGGAATTTCCGGTAGTATCATAAAAGAAGATTATCAAAGGGAAATTGGGGAAATCGTGGACTTCTTGCTCTCACAATCACCTGTAACCATATTGCTCCTCAATAAGGGCCAAATAATACTCTACGGCCCCCCTGGAACCGGAAAAACATGGTTTGCTCTTAATTACATTAAAAGAAATGCAAAGTTGCCTCATAGAATAGGCTTTGTGACTTTCCACAAGTCTTATAGTTATGAGGAATTCATCGAGGGATTTAAGCCAAAATCCTCGGATAAAGGAGAGTTGAGCTATGGAGTAGAGGATGGTATTTTCAAGAGGATGGCCATTTTAGCAATTTGGGAAGGCATAAAAGCTGAATTTGCCCCTAAGGAGTACTCTGAATTAGTTCTTAACAAAATAATAGAGAGGTTTAAAGAAATTCTAAAAACAAGAAAATATACAGATAAAAAAGAAGAGTTAAAATCTAAAATGGAACTGTTCAATAGCATACGAGATAAGAACAGCATAGACAATCTGAGAGAAAAGGATTTCGAGGAAATCCTAAAAGGCTTACTAACGGAGCCTCCTGCTTCGATGTCAAAGATACTGAAAGATAACGACATTAAGAGGATCAGGGACTTACTTAAACAGTTACTCTATGGGGCAGACCCACTTAGTGAAAGGTTTGATGAATTTAACAAAGAGATACGAGGTATTGGTCCTTTCATGATAACTGAGATCATGTGTTTTGTCAATCCACAAGAATATCCGATATATAACGGGAAAGTGAGGTACTCTCTGAATTTCTTAAAAGCACTTGGAATAGACTTGGTTAGGAACATAGAGATCAAGGAAAGAATTAACGGAGAGTACTACGAGGACTTTAGAAGGGTAATGTTCTATTTTAGGAATATTCTAGAGAAACAGGTAGGATCTCAAAACCTTGATTTTATTGATGTCTACTTATTCATGCTTTACATCTATGAGCACAAACCCGAATTGGAAGTTTTAATCTCCCAAGAAGTCGATATGGACGAAGAGAATGTATATCCGATAATAAAGAAAAAAGTCATAGAGATGCTTAAGAAGTGGAAACTTGAGAATAGTCCTGAGGCTAGGAGGAAAAGGAGAGAGCTTTTCAAAAACGCGCCGAAGTTTTACCTTTTAATCGATGAAATAAACCGTGGTAATATCAGCAAGATCTTCGGAGAGCTGATAAGTCTTCTAGAAATGGACAAACGCATTGGGAAAGAGAATGAGTTGATAGTAACATTGCCATATTCGGAAGAACCATTTGGGATACCACCGAACCTATATATCATCGGGACAATGAACACTGCAGACAGGAGTATCGCCCTGCTCGATGTGGCACTGCGGAGGCGCTTCGCGTTCTATGAGTTTGAACCAGATCCCGGCCTCTTGACCAAAGAGAACCTCCTAAAGTTCTGGAAGAACTCTGTTCCAGAGGGGAAGTTTAAAGAGATGCAAGCCTCAATAGAGAGGCTATTCAATGAATTGGGGGACGACGAAGTCCTTAAGGACGCTTTAGAAAGGCTGAACAGCCGCATTGTCGAGTACAAAGACAGGGACCATAGGATTGGGCACACGTATTTCCTGAAAGTCAGAGACCTGGAAGATCTATGGTTTGTCTGGTACCACGAAATAATACCACTGCTCCAAGAGTACTTCTACGACGATGAGGAAACCCTATATAGTGAGATTATACCTGAGTTTACTGAATTGAGACACAAAATCCAAGACAATGCATTTTATGTTAGTGACATATACCAAAATAGGGGGAAGTTCATCAGAGCCTTCCAGACTCTAGCGGGCAGAAAAGACACTACAAGTCAGGAAGGGGAGGGCGAATGAACATCCCACCATTCTTTGAACACGAGAAGATATGTTATCCTCACAAAAAGGATACCTGCAATGGAAAGGTACTTCCAGATGAACGCTTAATCCCTTTGATACGGGAGCTAAACAAAAGGTACTCTAAAAACGAGGATAGGGGAGTTTTTATCCTCTACAAGGACTACTTACAGGCAACAAGCTATGTCGGCTTTGCACTACTAAGGGGTCATCTGATCCAGGTGCTGCCCAAAATCTACAGGAACGAGCTAGAGCCAGATGAGGAGAAAAGGACAGAGGCCACTATAACATTCTTAAAAATGCTGGACATAGCCTATGGGCTCCGAGTCCATAGGCTTAAAGAAAGGGAGCTAATGAAAGTCGCACAGATTGGCGTCCAAAACGGCCTACATGAGGCTTTTATCTACCTATTCGGGAAGACGCTTCTGGATGAAATTAAGAGGGGATACTACCGTGAATACGTTGAAGTCCAAAGTGAAGAGACTTATCTCAGAGGGAAACTCTTGCTCAGCCGACAGATTACGAAACTGCCCCACCAGAGGCACACTTTCAGCGTGGAGTACTACGACTTCACCGAGGATAACCTCCTAAACCAGATATTCTATGCGGCTACGGTAGTAGCGCTAAAAAAGACCCGTCTGCACGTTAA harbors:
- a CDS encoding AAA family ATPase; the encoded protein is METQEVISKLQAGEIKEIYIIQGTKVHWSWSLIDWKYNISGKTDKKVVIWGFTKKGDYNRIKVGDIVLLKTNKNEEGYVGQYSGIFMLGVIKEKFEEDDLYWPGDMSKRNNKSEWEYRLKIAPISIVPDILKRLEEIPPDKLKMLKQAYVSRDMNRMKTILRELSVLESPEVLEYRGISGSIIKEDYQREIGEIVDFLLSQSPVTILLLNKGQIILYGPPGTGKTWFALNYIKRNAKLPHRIGFVTFHKSYSYEEFIEGFKPKSSDKGELSYGVEDGIFKRMAILAIWEGIKAEFAPKEYSELVLNKIIERFKEILKTRKYTDKKEELKSKMELFNSIRDKNSIDNLREKDFEEILKGLLTEPPASMSKILKDNDIKRIRDLLKQLLYGADPLSERFDEFNKEIRGIGPFMITEIMCFVNPQEYPIYNGKVRYSLNFLKALGIDLVRNIEIKERINGEYYEDFRRVMFYFRNILEKQVGSQNLDFIDVYLFMLYIYEHKPELEVLISQEVDMDEENVYPIIKKKVIEMLKKWKLENSPEARRKRRELFKNAPKFYLLIDEINRGNISKIFGELISLLEMDKRIGKENELIVTLPYSEEPFGIPPNLYIIGTMNTADRSIALLDVALRRRFAFYEFEPDPGLLTKENLLKFWKNSVPEGKFKEMQASIERLFNELGDDEVLKDALERLNSRIVEYKDRDHRIGHTYFLKVRDLEDLWFVWYHEIIPLLQEYFYDDEETLYSEIIPEFTELRHKIQDNAFYVSDIYQNRGKFIRAFQTLAGRKDTTSQEGEGE
- a CDS encoding nucleotide pyrophosphohydrolase, whose protein sequence is MLSIKDLTQRIIDFRDKREWKKYHTPKNLAISLVIEVGELLEHFQWKSDEEILKDTKVPEKREQLADELADVAIYTFLLANELDVDLEEAILRKLEKNERKYPVELVRGKYKKYTELVKDDGDSGGYFKTSSGRN